Below is a window of Halococcus saccharolyticus DSM 5350 DNA.
CGGTCGAGCGGATCGAACTTCCCGACCGCGAGGCGCGTGAGCACTACCTCCGCGAGGCAGGCTACAACGCTTTCAATCTCGACGCAGATGCGGTGTTCATCGATCTTCTGACCGACAGCGGTACCGGGACGATGAGCGACGAGCAGTGGGCGGCGCTGCTCCGCGGCGACGAGTCGTACGCCGGGAGCGAGAGTTTCCAGCGCCTCGAATCCGCGGTCGCGGACGTGATGGGATTCGAGCGTATCGTCCCCGCTCACCAGGGCCGCGGCGCGGAGAACGTCCTCTACGGCGCGCTGATCTCGAAGGGCGATTACGTCCCGAACAACACCCATTTCGACACGACGCGGGCGCATATCACGAACGCCGGCGGCGAGCCCGTCGACTGTCCGATCGAGAGCGAGCCGGGCGATCCGTTTCAGGGAAACCTCGACGTCGATGGGGTTCGGGAACTCGCCAGCGAGGTCGGCGCGGAGCGGATCCCCGCGGTGGTCGTCACGATCACGAACAACTCGCTGGCCGGCCAACCCGTCAGCATCGAGAACCTCCGCGAAGCGCGCACGGTCGCGAACGACCTCGACGCACGGCTCGTCATCGACGCCTGCCGGTTCGCGGAGAACGCCTACTTCGTCACGCAGCGCGAGACCGAGTTCGCGGGCGAGAGCGTCGCCGACGTCGCCCGCGAACAACTCGCGGTCGCCGACGCGATCGTGATGAGTGGGAAGAAAGACGGCCTCGCGAACGTCGGCGGGTTCGTCGGCGTGCGCGCGGACGACGACGAACTGTACGAACAGGCCCGCCAGCGCGGCATTCTCTACGAGGGATTCACCACCTACGGCGGGATGGCGGGCCGCGATCTCGAAGCGATGGCGGTCGGGCTGCGCGAGGCGGTCGAGGAAACGTACGTCGAGTCGCGCGTCGAGCAGGTCGCCGAACTCGGTGAACTTCTCCAAGAAGTCGGCGTGCCGATCCGTACCCCGACCGGCGGCCACGCGGTCTACGTCGACGCTGGTGAGTTCCTGCCATCGATTCCGCACGAGGAGTTCCCGGGTCAGGCGCTCGTCTGCGCGCTCTACCGCGAGGGCGGCGTCCGCGGGGTCGAACTCGGCGAACTCGCCTTCCCCGGAACCGAACGGGATCAACTCGTCCGGCTCTGTCTTCCCCGTCGAACGTACTTCCGGGACCACCTCGAACACGTCGCCGAGACGTTCGCGGCGGTCGCGGAGCGCCGCGAAGAACTCCCGGGATACGAGATCGTCGACGAGCCAGAAATGAAGGAACTACGCCACTTCAGCGCCGAACTCCGACCGATCGAGTGACAGAATGACGACGATCGAGTGAACGAACGACAGCGTTCGGGTATCGGGTGCGGCTGGCTCAGTCGACGACTCGCTGGCAGTCGCCACACAGGTGTTGTCGTTTGACGTCGACCTCGCGTACCGTCGGCGAGAAGTTCATCACGCACCGGTCGTCGTCGCAGTGTTCGAGACCGAGTGTGTGGCCGATCTCGTGGACGACCTCCTTCCGGATACGCTCGGCGAAGACGTCGTCCTCGGTGCGCTCGGAGCGGCCGCCGTCGGCGGGGGTCTGGAGTCGGTAGGTCGAGACCACGCTGCCGTTGCCCGAAAGGTAGGCGAGCCCGAACACGTAGTTTCGCCGGCGGTAGAAGAGGTCCTGGGTGGTGAGTGCGATGTTCTTTTCGGCCGCGCCGACCCGTCCGGCGAGTTCGATGAACGCCTCGGCGCGGTACTGGCCGCGGCCCTCGTCGTAGGCGTCAGCCGGGAGCGCACGGGCGTCGTGGAGCGTGGCGTCGCAGTCGTAGACCGATCGGAGCCCGGCCGAGGCTGCCCGCGTGATCGGCGCGGGGACGTCGCCGACCGGCACGATGTCGACGTGCATGCGAAGGGATTAGAACTCCCCAATCATAAACACCCCGACGTGAACCCCCTCACTCGCGCCCTCGCCGTGCGCCTCGCGGACTTCGATCGACTCGTCGAGGTCGGCGTCGGCGCGCGAACCGGACTCGCCGGTGCGCTCGCTGACACGGGCGCAGCCGTAACGGCGACTGACATTCGCTCCCGTTCGGTTCCCGACGGCGTCGCGTTCGTCTGCGACGACGTGACTGACCCCGCCCTCGAAACCTACACCGACGCCGACGCGATCTACGCGCGCAACCTCCCACCCGAACTCCACCGTCCCGCTCGCGATCTCGCGCGAAAGGTGGATGCCGCTTTTCTATTCACCACGCTCGGCGGCGAGTTCCCGACCGTGCCGACCGCGACCGAAACCCTCCCCGGCGGTACGCTGTTCCGAGCGACCGACCGCGGCTCTGTCGGGAGCGGACGAGGCGGGGACACACGGGCTCCCGACCGACGGGTGACGCATGGCGACGCCGGACGAAGAGGGGGGTGAGCGCGCGTGAGAGGCGATGCGGTCGTGCTCGATGTCGACGGTGTGCTCGTGGACGTCGCCGACTCGTACCGCCGGGCGATCGTCGAGTCGGTCGCGACGGTGTACGACGAGACCATCGAGAGAGACGATCTCCAGGCGTTCAAGGACGCCGGCGGGTTCAACGACGACTGGGAACTCACCCACGCGGTCGCGCTCTACGTCCTCGCGTCGCGCGAGGGCCTCGATATGACGATCGACGAGTTCACGGACCACATCGCAGGGACGGGCGGCGGGCTCGACGCCGCCGAGACAGTGGTCGCGGACAGCCTCGCACCCGACGAACGCGAGCGGGTGCTCGCAGCGTGGGATCGCGATCGGCTCCGCGACGTCTTCCAGCAGCGCTATCTCGGCCGCGATCTCTATCGCGAACTCGAAGGCGGTGAGCCGGAGCCCGAGATCGCTGGCGAGGGGTTGATCAACGACGAGCCCACCCTCGTCGATCCGGCGACGATCGACCGACTGACGACCGAGTTTTCGGTGGGCGTACTCACCGGTCGTCCGGCCGTCGAGGCCGATATCGCGCTCGACAGGGTGGGGCTCGACGTGCCCGAGGACTACCGGTTCACGATGGACGATCCCGCGCCGGGCAAACCCGATCCGACGGCGCTCGTCGCGCTTGCCGAGGAGTTCGACGCCCACCGGACAGTGTTCGTCGGTGACACGCTCGACGATGTCCGTACTGCGGTGAACGCGAGCGAGACCGACTCCAACCGCGAGTATCTCGGCGTGGGCGTGCTGACCGGCGGCCTTTCGGGGAAGTCTGGCCGCGAGAAGTTCGAGCGTGCGGGTGCGGAGGCTGTGGTCGAGACGGTGAACGATCTCGACGGATTGCTGGAACCGACGTAGTCGGACGTCCCTCGATGTCGTGAGTCGGATTTTTGACGGTGTCGTGCGCTTGCGAGCCACGTCGTCGAAACGCATATGCGACAGTCATACAGGATGACCGTATGGCGAGGTCACGCTTTCGGCAGTTCCTCGCGACATCGCTGGGTGTCGTGGCGCTCGCGTTCTTCCTCGGAGCGGTCCTCGCACCACCCGATCCGCTCACACAGCTCTACTACACGATCCCGGTTTTGGTGATCGGTATCCCGTACTCGTACTGGCGTGTCTATCGCGACGAGGGCGACGAAAAGCGGATCGACCACGGGTGACGCTCGCAACGCTTATTCACCACACGGCGAAGGGTACGCCATGCGGATCGCACTCCTCGGCGGCACGGGCGACATCGGCGAAGGACTCGCACTACGATTGCCGCGCGATACCGATCACGAGGTCGTCGTCGGCTCGCGCGACCCCGAGAAGGCCCGCGATCGCGCCGCGGCCTACGAAGGCGAACTCGCGGAGCGCGGGATCGACACGAAGATCAACGGGTTCGAGAACCCGATGGCGGCCGATCGAGCGGATGTCGCGGTCGCGTGCGTCCCGGCCTATCACCTCGCGGACACCGTCGATGCGGTCGCGGATTCGCTCGACGACACCATCCTCGTGAGCCCTGCGGTCGGGATGCAACGCGACGAGGTTGGGATGCACTACAACCCACCAGGCGTCGGGAGCGTGACCGCGCTCGCGGCCGACGCCGCGCCCGAGGACGTTCCGGTCGTGGGCGCGTTTCACGGTCTCGCCGCCGGTCGGCTCGCGGATCTCGACGCCGATCTCGGCTGGGACGTGCCAGTGGTCGGGGACGACGAGGCCGCGAAAGCCACCGTGACAGATCTCATCGACGCCATCGACGGGCTCCGCGGGCTCGACGCCGGCCCGCTCGCGGCTGCCCCCGAGGTCGAGAGCCTCACGCCGCTGCTCATCAACGTCGCAGCCAACAATGAGGGTCTCGCTGACCTCGGTGTGA
It encodes the following:
- a CDS encoding tryptophanase — protein: MRAYKAKAVERIELPDREAREHYLREAGYNAFNLDADAVFIDLLTDSGTGTMSDEQWAALLRGDESYAGSESFQRLESAVADVMGFERIVPAHQGRGAENVLYGALISKGDYVPNNTHFDTTRAHITNAGGEPVDCPIESEPGDPFQGNLDVDGVRELASEVGAERIPAVVVTITNNSLAGQPVSIENLREARTVANDLDARLVIDACRFAENAYFVTQRETEFAGESVADVAREQLAVADAIVMSGKKDGLANVGGFVGVRADDDELYEQARQRGILYEGFTTYGGMAGRDLEAMAVGLREAVEETYVESRVEQVAELGELLQEVGVPIRTPTGGHAVYVDAGEFLPSIPHEEFPGQALVCALYREGGVRGVELGELAFPGTERDQLVRLCLPRRTYFRDHLEHVAETFAAVAERREELPGYEIVDEPEMKELRHFSAELRPIE
- a CDS encoding archaemetzincin family Zn-dependent metalloprotease — translated: MHVDIVPVGDVPAPITRAASAGLRSVYDCDATLHDARALPADAYDEGRGQYRAEAFIELAGRVGAAEKNIALTTQDLFYRRRNYVFGLAYLSGNGSVVSTYRLQTPADGGRSERTEDDVFAERIRKEVVHEIGHTLGLEHCDDDRCVMNFSPTVREVDVKRQHLCGDCQRVVD
- a CDS encoding UPF0146 family protein — translated: MNPLTRALAVRLADFDRLVEVGVGARTGLAGALADTGAAVTATDIRSRSVPDGVAFVCDDVTDPALETYTDADAIYARNLPPELHRPARDLARKVDAAFLFTTLGGEFPTVPTATETLPGGTLFRATDRGSVGSGRGGDTRAPDRRVTHGDAGRRGG
- a CDS encoding TIGR01548 family HAD-type hydrolase, whose amino-acid sequence is MRGDAVVLDVDGVLVDVADSYRRAIVESVATVYDETIERDDLQAFKDAGGFNDDWELTHAVALYVLASREGLDMTIDEFTDHIAGTGGGLDAAETVVADSLAPDERERVLAAWDRDRLRDVFQQRYLGRDLYRELEGGEPEPEIAGEGLINDEPTLVDPATIDRLTTEFSVGVLTGRPAVEADIALDRVGLDVPEDYRFTMDDPAPGKPDPTALVALAEEFDAHRTVFVGDTLDDVRTAVNASETDSNREYLGVGVLTGGLSGKSGREKFERAGAEAVVETVNDLDGLLEPT
- a CDS encoding DUF7534 family protein → MARSRFRQFLATSLGVVALAFFLGAVLAPPDPLTQLYYTIPVLVIGIPYSYWRVYRDEGDEKRIDHG
- the npdG gene encoding NADPH-dependent F420 reductase, which gives rise to MRIALLGGTGDIGEGLALRLPRDTDHEVVVGSRDPEKARDRAAAYEGELAERGIDTKINGFENPMAADRADVAVACVPAYHLADTVDAVADSLDDTILVSPAVGMQRDEVGMHYNPPGVGSVTALAADAAPEDVPVVGAFHGLAAGRLADLDADLGWDVPVVGDDEAAKATVTDLIDAIDGLRGLDAGPLAAAPEVESLTPLLINVAANNEGLADLGVKFD